The Couchioplanes caeruleus nucleotide sequence CAGCCGGGGGAGATCCTCGGGCCGCGGTTCGTGACCGAGCAGGTCGCCCGCGAGCTTGCGCAGCACCGGCGAGCTGGCCGCGGACAGGCCGAGGCCGGTGGCGGCGTTGACCCCGTGCAGGTCGCGGCCGAGCCGGGCGCGGTCGCCGGAGCGGACCCCGGCGGCGACCCGGCGCAGCAGCTCGGCGGTGTCGGCGGGCCCCGCGGAGGCGGCGCCGTCCTTCGGCGGGGGCGGCGCCTCGCCGGTGAGCTCGGCCACCCGCTCCTGCCACCACGGGCCCAGCTTCTCCGGTGAGGACGGCCGCTGGTCGTCGCGCACGGCCTGCGGCTCCTTCGGCTGCAGCCCGGCCTTGTAGTCGGCGTCCGGGGGAGCGCCGGTCTGCCCGGCCAGGCCCAGCGCCGCGAGGTACGCCTCGATCGCGTCCTGGGCCAGGCGCAGGGCGGCCGCGGCGTGCTCGGCGTGCTCGGTCGCGTTGCCGAGCTGCGGTACGCCCATCGGGTCGACCGAGGTCTGGCGTACCCAGTTGAGCAGCTCGGTGGCGCTGCGCAGCCGTTCCATCGCCACCGTCACGAGACCGGTGGGCAGCTCCTCGGAGGTGGCGCGGAGCTGGGCGCCGAGTTCCTGCAGCAGCGACATCGCGTCAGAGCGTCGCGGTGTAGGTCTGCGCCTGCTCGACCGCCACCAGGGTCGCGCCGAGGCACTCCTCGAGCTGCTGGTCGGCCTGCGACAGGGAGGCGTGCGCGGCGCCCACCGCCTCGTTGGCGGATCCGTCCAGCGCGGCGGCCAGGCTCTGCTGCGCCTCGCCGAGCTTCTCGCGGGCCGCCTGGATGGCCGCCTGGCCCTCGGTGACCTGTTGGAGCGCGGCGTCCACGGCCGCTCTGACCTCGGCGACGCTGGCCACTCGTGCAGCCTCCCGGCTCATCGGCACCCTGTACGCCGCCCAGGATAGTCGTCCCCGATGAGACGGTCGTGCCCGAGTGCCCGTTTCAGCGCGGGACGCTGGAGGGGCCGCGTACCTCCGCGCCCAGCGCCGTCACCCGCGCGCGCAACCCGCGGTCGGCGGTCACCACGACGACCCGCCGCCCGGTGCCCTCGCGGGCCACCACGGCCACGATCTCGTCGTCGCCGGAGCCGGGCGCGGGGTCGACGCGTACCCCCGGGACCGGGCCGGTGTGACGAGCCCGACCCTCCACGACCAGGACCACCTCGACCGGGCCGGGAAGGTCCGGCAGGCCATCGGCGTTGATCTGTACGAGCGCATCACGCAGGCGGGCCGCAGCGCCCGCGCGGTCGCGCCACCATCCGTCGGGCTTGGAACCGACGACGTTGGCGGCGTCCACGACCAGCAGCGGTACGGCCATGTCAGCAGCGTCTCACACCGACCGGAATTGAACGATCGTTCAGGACGTTGTGCCAGGTGTGACCGGTGGGGAGCAGGGGCTCCGCGCCGGCCCTCACCGAGACACGCAGGAGAGAGAAGATTCATGAGTATCGGACCCCTGGGGCCGAGCGGCCCCGGCGACTGGGACGACCTGGTCGCCCGCTTCTTCGGCACGGCAGGTCCTCGGCGCTCCGCCCAGCGGATCGACATCACGAAGTACATGAGCGCCGACGCGCGCGAGGTCCTCTCGGACGCGGCGCGCCGGGCCGCCGAAGCGGCACCTGCCGGGGCGGGCATCGCCGACCTCGACACCGACCACCTGCTCTGGGGCGCCCTGCAGCAGGAGCCGCAGAAGGCCCTGCTGCGCCGCGCCGGCGCGGACCCCGAGGCGCTGCTCACCGAGCTGGAGGCGGCGTCGCGCCCGAGCGGCGGTGAGCCGCCCGAGCACCTGGCCCTGACCCCGGCCGCGAAGCGCGCGCTGCTGGACAGCCTGCAGCTCTCGCGCGCGGTAGGCGCGTCGTACGTCGGCCCCGAGCACATCCTCATGGCGCTCGGCCTCAACCCCGACTCCACCGCCGGGCGGCTGCTCGCGAGCCGGGTCGACCCGCGCACCCTGCAGCAGTCCGAGGCCCCGGCCACCGGTGGCGGCGGAGGTCAGGGCGGCGGCTCCACGAACACCCCGACCCTCGAGCAGTACGGCGTGGACCTCACCGAGCTGGCCCGCCGCGGTGAGATCGACCCGGTCGTCGGGCGCGCCACCGAGATCGAGCAGGCCGTCGAGGTGCTGTCGCGGCGTACCAAGAACAACCCGGTGCTGATCGGCGAGGCCGGCGTCGGCAAGACCGCCGTCGTGGAGGGCCTGGCCCAGCGCATCGTGGACGGTGACGTCCCGCAGACCCTGGCCGGCAAGCGCGTGATCCAGCTCGACCTGGCCGGCCTGGTGGCGGGCACCCGCTACCGCGGCGACTTCGAGGAGCGCCTGCGCAAGGTCATCGACGAGATCCAGCAGAGCGGTGACGGCCTGATCGTCTTCCTCGACGAGATCCACACGCTCGTCGGGGCCGGCGGGGGCGGCGACGGCGGCGGCATGGACGCGAGCAACATGCTCAAGCCCGCGCTCGCCCGCGGCCGGCTGCGCGTGGTCGGCGCGACCACCCTGGACGAGTACCGCCGGCACATCGAGAAGGACGCGGCGCTGGCCCGCCGCTTCCAGCCGGTGCTGGTGGGCGAGCCCAGCGTCGAGGACACCGTCGCCATCCTGCGCGGCCTGCGCGACAACTACGAGGCGCACCACCAGGTCCGGATCACCGACGAGGCGCTCGACGCCGCCGCGGAGCTGTCCGACCGCTACATCACCGACCGGTTCCTGCCGGACAAGGCGATCGACCTGATCGACCAGGCCGGTGCCCGGGTGCGGCTGCGCGTCAAGACTCCCGCCGCGGACGTCCGCGAGCAGGAGCGCCGCCTCGAGCAGCTCACCCGCGACCGCGACCAGGCGGTGGCGGCGGAGAACTACGAGAAGGCCTCCCAGCTGCGCGACGAGATCAACGCGATCAAGCAGCGCAGGGAGCAGGCCGGCGCCGGCGCCGGCGGCGTACCGCAGGTGACCCCGGAGGACATCGCCGAGGTCGTCTCGCGGGCCACGGGCATCCCGGTCGCGCAGCTCACCGAGGAGGAGCGCGAGCGGCTGCTGCGGCTCGAGGCGCACCTGCACGACCGTGTGGTCGGCCAGGAGGAGGCCGTCGCCGCGGTGGCGGAGGCCGTACGGCGCTCCCGCGCGGGGCTCGGCGACCCGGACCGGCCGGTGGGCAGCTTCCTGTTCCTCGGCCCGACCGGCGTCGGCAAGACCGAGCTGGCGCGCTCCCTCGCCGAGGCGCTGTTCGGCGAGTCGGACCGCATGATCCGCCTCGACATGAGCGAGTTCCAGGAGCGGCACACCGTCTCCCGGCTCGTCGGTGCTCCTCCCGGCTACGTCGGCTACGACGAGGCCGGGCAGCTGACCGAGGCGGTGCGGCGGCGGCCGTACTCCGTGGTGCTGCTGGACGAGATCGAGAAGGCCCACCCGGACGTCTTCAACATCCTGCTGCAGGTGCTCGACGACGGGCGGCTGACCGACAGCCAGGGCCGGACGGTGAGCTTCAAGAACACCGTGCTCATCATGACCAGCAACATCGGGTCCGAGATCATCAACGGCACGAAGCGCACGCTGGGCTTCGGCGCCGCGGACGCCGGCGTGAGCGAGGACCGCGACCTGCGCGAGCGGCTGGAGCGCCGGCTGCGCGAGCAGTTCCGCCCCGAGTTCATCAACCGGATCGACGAGATCATCGTCTTCCGGCAGCTCGAGACGGAGCAGCTGCGGCAGATCACCGAGTTGCTGCTCGAGGAGACCCGGCGCCGCCTGCACGCGCAGGACATCGGCCTGGAGCTGGCCCCCGCGGCGATCGACTGGCTGGCCGCCCGCGGCTTCCAGCCCGAGTACGGCGCCCGGCCGCTGCGCCGCACGATCCAGCGTGAGCTGGACAACCGGCTGTCGCGGATGCTGCTCGGCGCGGATCTGGCCCCCGGCCGGACGGTCCGCGTCGGCGTGGCGGACGACCGGCTGACCTTCGAGGTCGGCTCGCCGTCACCGGCCGCCGCCTGACGCCCGTAGCAGAAAGCCCCGGCACTTCGACGAAGTGCCGGGGCTCTTTCATGCCGCCGCGAGTTGCTGGGCGCCGAGCTGCGGATAACCTTCCAGCCACTCCACATAGAGCGGGTTGCGGGCCGCCGCCTCCTGGTACGCCTCGCTCGCCATGCTGATCAGCCGGGGCGCGACCCGGGCGGCGGGGCTGTCCGGGTGCCACCCGAGGACCTGCCGCCAGCGCAGCGGCGCGCCCTGGATCGGCACGTGGGTCAGCCCGCCGGGCGGCCGGAACGTCGGCTGGCACAGTGCGAGGGCCAGCCCCGACTCCACCATGTCCACACAGCCGCGGATGTCGGTCTCCAGCATCCGCCTCGGCGTGAACCCCGCCCGGGCGCAGGCCGCGGCGAAGCAGTCG carries:
- a CDS encoding ATP-dependent Clp protease ATP-binding subunit, giving the protein MSIGPLGPSGPGDWDDLVARFFGTAGPRRSAQRIDITKYMSADAREVLSDAARRAAEAAPAGAGIADLDTDHLLWGALQQEPQKALLRRAGADPEALLTELEAASRPSGGEPPEHLALTPAAKRALLDSLQLSRAVGASYVGPEHILMALGLNPDSTAGRLLASRVDPRTLQQSEAPATGGGGGQGGGSTNTPTLEQYGVDLTELARRGEIDPVVGRATEIEQAVEVLSRRTKNNPVLIGEAGVGKTAVVEGLAQRIVDGDVPQTLAGKRVIQLDLAGLVAGTRYRGDFEERLRKVIDEIQQSGDGLIVFLDEIHTLVGAGGGGDGGGMDASNMLKPALARGRLRVVGATTLDEYRRHIEKDAALARRFQPVLVGEPSVEDTVAILRGLRDNYEAHHQVRITDEALDAAAELSDRYITDRFLPDKAIDLIDQAGARVRLRVKTPAADVREQERRLEQLTRDRDQAVAAENYEKASQLRDEINAIKQRREQAGAGAGGVPQVTPEDIAEVVSRATGIPVAQLTEEERERLLRLEAHLHDRVVGQEEAVAAVAEAVRRSRAGLGDPDRPVGSFLFLGPTGVGKTELARSLAEALFGESDRMIRLDMSEFQERHTVSRLVGAPPGYVGYDEAGQLTEAVRRRPYSVVLLDEIEKAHPDVFNILLQVLDDGRLTDSQGRTVSFKNTVLIMTSNIGSEIINGTKRTLGFGAADAGVSEDRDLRERLERRLREQFRPEFINRIDEIIVFRQLETEQLRQITELLLEETRRRLHAQDIGLELAPAAIDWLAARGFQPEYGARPLRRTIQRELDNRLSRMLLGADLAPGRTVRVGVADDRLTFEVGSPSPAAA